In Treponema denticola, one genomic interval encodes:
- a CDS encoding CPBP family intramembrane glutamic endopeptidase gives MDKKKIKAIFEIACLYTVVMFFIYFMGKYASYIAYYVFADPSNRSETYKSYAYLIMSVSLCFILLLILYLCKLKLKDVIKFSKFNFGFVIRLVFIQLSMPFILNINSSKDISLIFNSIKFWFEALQGKRLVIYQTLFKSQIDLNSFMLMYIIIVGPIVEEIFYKHVIYDKLKTVTSVRIAAMITGLLFFCGHMPYYELKINILSLLFLGLLTTYCYEKTNTVWTSIIIHSAYNAYVTFIPITKLDLRILIYLTFFVTALVIITIDVIKYVKVRKTFNEVQ, from the coding sequence ATGGACAAAAAGAAAATAAAAGCTATTTTTGAGATTGCATGTTTGTACACTGTAGTTATGTTTTTTATATATTTTATGGGCAAATATGCTTCTTATATTGCTTATTATGTTTTTGCGGATCCATCAAACCGTAGTGAAACATATAAATCTTATGCATACCTTATTATGAGTGTATCTTTGTGTTTTATTTTACTTCTTATTTTGTACCTTTGTAAATTAAAACTAAAAGATGTTATAAAATTTTCTAAATTTAATTTTGGTTTTGTTATAAGATTAGTTTTTATTCAACTGTCAATGCCTTTTATATTGAATATTAATTCTTCAAAAGATATAAGTTTAATTTTTAACAGTATTAAATTTTGGTTTGAAGCATTACAGGGTAAAAGACTTGTAATATATCAAACGCTATTTAAATCGCAAATTGACTTAAATTCTTTTATGCTTATGTATATTATTATTGTTGGACCTATAGTCGAAGAAATATTCTATAAGCATGTTATTTATGATAAACTAAAAACTGTTACATCTGTCAGAATTGCTGCCATGATAACCGGCTTATTGTTTTTTTGCGGACATATGCCTTATTATGAACTAAAAATAAATATATTAAGTTTACTTTTTCTTGGTCTTTTAACTACCTATTGCTATGAAAAAACAAATACGGTCTGGACATCAATAATTATTCATTCTGCATATAATGCTTATGTTACATTTATACCTATAACTAAACTAGATTTACGTATATTAATTTATTTAACTTTTTTTGTTACTGCTCTCGTAATCATTACAATTGATGTTATCAAATATGTAAAAGTGCGGAAAACTTTTAATGAAGTACAATAA
- a CDS encoding CPBP family intramembrane glutamic endopeptidase, whose protein sequence is MDKKKIKAIFAITGLYVLFVFFAYFMGKYAPYIAYYGFTDPSNRSETYKSYAYLIMSISLCFILLLILYLCKLKLKDVIKFSKFNVMFIIKLWIFQYAFMFVTTFISWNNLVSIFNAVKFWFEALQGKRIVIYQTIFKPQINIDFGVFFILYTIILGPIVEELFYREIIYNKLKKIISIKLSIGITAALYAFSHIRSFTFSMNIIYLMFLGIFLTYLYEKTKKILAPICLHIMYNAFNTLIACLKQDFAILLYLIMFVSVLIILTIDIIKYVKVRKTFNEVQTDTLA, encoded by the coding sequence ATGGACAAAAAGAAGATAAAAGCTATTTTTGCGATTACAGGTCTGTATGTTTTATTTGTTTTTTTTGCATATTTTATGGGTAAATATGCTCCTTATATTGCTTACTATGGTTTTACGGATCCATCAAACCGTAGTGAAACATATAAATCTTATGCATACCTTATTATGAGTATATCTTTATGTTTTATTTTACTTCTTATTTTGTATCTTTGTAAATTAAAACTAAAAGATGTTATAAAATTTTCTAAATTTAATGTGATGTTTATAATAAAATTATGGATTTTTCAATATGCATTTATGTTTGTAACAACTTTTATTTCATGGAATAATCTTGTATCTATTTTTAATGCCGTTAAATTTTGGTTTGAAGCATTGCAGGGTAAAAGAATTGTGATATATCAAACTATATTTAAACCGCAAATTAATATTGATTTTGGAGTTTTTTTTATTTTATACACAATAATACTGGGTCCTATAGTCGAAGAGTTATTTTATCGAGAAATTATTTATAATAAATTAAAAAAAATAATTTCGATTAAACTTTCCATCGGTATAACTGCTGCCCTATATGCATTTTCTCATATTCGAAGTTTTACATTTAGTATGAATATTATTTATCTTATGTTTCTCGGTATTTTTCTTACATATCTATACGAAAAAACCAAAAAAATTCTTGCGCCTATATGCTTACATATTATGTATAATGCTTTTAATACCCTTATTGCATGTTTAAAACAAGATTTTGCTATATTACTTTATCTTATTATGTTCGTTTCTGTTCTTATAATCCTGACAATTGATATTATCAAATATGTAAAAGTGCGGAAAACTTTTAATGAAGTACAAACCGATACTTTAGCTTAA
- a CDS encoding HDOD domain-containing protein, producing MLPSKEEAERLLEEAYLKNPGPWREHSIVAAKCAQKIASACKDLNPDKAYILGLLHDIGRREGVTALAHVIDGYEYLMKLGYDEAARVCITHSFSIKKIETYIGKNDVSPEAYKKIKKLIEEYEYDDYDRLIQLCDSIALPQGSAKIEERMSDVKKRHGYYPQDKWNKHIELKKYFEQKSGLDIDELGIKV from the coding sequence ATGTTACCTTCTAAAGAAGAAGCAGAAAGATTACTTGAAGAAGCCTATTTAAAAAATCCCGGCCCTTGGAGAGAACACTCCATCGTTGCAGCCAAGTGTGCGCAAAAAATCGCTTCCGCATGCAAGGACTTAAACCCCGACAAGGCTTATATTTTGGGGCTCCTCCACGATATAGGACGGAGGGAAGGCGTAACAGCCCTTGCCCATGTGATAGACGGTTATGAGTATCTTATGAAATTAGGCTATGATGAGGCTGCCCGAGTATGTATAACTCATTCTTTTTCTATAAAAAAAATAGAAACCTACATCGGCAAAAACGATGTCAGTCCTGAAGCGTATAAAAAAATAAAAAAGCTTATCGAGGAATACGAATATGACGATTACGACAGGCTCATTCAGCTATGCGACAGCATCGCTCTCCCTCAAGGTTCTGCAAAAATCGAAGAGAGAATGAGCGATGTAAAAAAACGCCACGGTTATTATCCCCAAGACAAATGGAATAAACATATCGAACTAAAAAAATACTTTGAACAAAAATCCGGCTTGGATATAGATGAGCTAGGGATTAAGGTGTAG
- a CDS encoding TldD/PmbA family protein — MSGFDGIKHAEFILDALKKEGADKATTRVSKSVKSEMNIDAGRLSLYRSTTDISVAMTSLVETKKGYIAGNDLSEKALKENAAKAVSLSRSSEKDDGNDISPMQKGETLSYGDTEPNNEKMYERLKEFLDYTKSAYPTLQLNQCVLDFTRSEQNFANSNGVRFTQSSGIYNFTAMFFAKDGNGTSSFNYSGAAHLNLDKPLKDWGNLDEIMRENCGQTVTAPLSGSFTGDIVITPMSMIDFAGTMLGLFMGDMPLITGTSIWKDKLNQKVLSDLFTLHSFPRKPAGTELESLYTGDGFKAENKTLIEKGVLKDFVLGFYGSKKTGLPRCVSGGEGLIIESGNTAKADMIKNIKKGILLGRFSGGNPATNGDFSGVAKNSYLIENGEITKPLSETMIAGNIVKMFSDIISVSKEKVDYGNAIVPWMHSTGITISGK, encoded by the coding sequence ATGAGCGGATTTGACGGAATAAAACATGCGGAATTTATCTTGGATGCCCTTAAAAAAGAGGGAGCCGATAAGGCAACAACAAGGGTTTCAAAAAGCGTAAAAAGCGAAATGAATATTGATGCAGGCCGTTTAAGCCTTTATAGGAGTACCACTGATATCTCAGTTGCAATGACCTCCCTTGTAGAAACTAAAAAGGGCTATATTGCAGGAAACGATTTAAGCGAAAAGGCCTTAAAAGAAAATGCAGCAAAGGCTGTTTCCCTTTCTCGTTCTTCCGAAAAAGATGATGGGAACGATATTTCACCTATGCAAAAGGGAGAAACTCTTTCCTACGGCGATACGGAACCCAATAACGAAAAAATGTATGAGAGGCTAAAAGAATTTTTAGATTATACAAAATCGGCCTACCCTACCTTACAATTAAACCAATGTGTTTTGGACTTTACACGAAGCGAACAAAACTTTGCAAACTCAAACGGAGTGCGCTTTACGCAAAGCTCAGGCATATACAATTTTACGGCAATGTTCTTCGCAAAAGACGGCAATGGTACGAGCAGCTTTAACTATAGCGGAGCCGCTCACCTTAACTTGGATAAGCCCTTAAAGGACTGGGGAAACCTCGATGAGATTATGAGGGAAAACTGCGGGCAAACGGTTACAGCCCCTCTTTCAGGTTCCTTTACAGGGGACATAGTTATAACTCCTATGAGTATGATAGATTTTGCAGGTACTATGCTGGGGCTTTTTATGGGAGATATGCCCCTCATTACAGGCACCTCTATTTGGAAGGATAAATTAAACCAAAAAGTATTATCGGATTTATTTACCCTCCATTCGTTTCCCCGAAAGCCGGCGGGCACTGAACTTGAAAGCCTTTACACCGGAGACGGCTTTAAGGCCGAAAACAAAACACTTATCGAAAAGGGCGTTTTAAAAGACTTTGTTTTAGGGTTTTACGGTTCCAAAAAAACAGGCCTTCCGCGCTGTGTTTCGGGAGGAGAAGGCTTAATAATAGAAAGCGGAAATACGGCAAAGGCCGATATGATTAAGAATATCAAAAAAGGAATTTTACTCGGCCGTTTTTCAGGCGGAAACCCTGCCACAAACGGAGACTTTTCGGGCGTTGCAAAAAACTCCTATCTCATCGAAAACGGCGAAATTACAAAACCTCTTTCCGAAACGATGATAGCAGGAAACATCGTAAAGATGTTCAGCGATATAATTTCCGTTTCAAAAGAAAAAGTAGACTACGGAAACGCAATAGTTCCGTGGATGCATTCTACAGGCATTACAATTTCCGGAAAGTAA
- a CDS encoding TldD/PmbA family protein encodes MRFDDLKSHARLFSEYTELRVQENTAMSVAALNGDLINNVQSRKAGVCARSFKDGVWGFASSPEQTDEAIASSIKSASENVKFLAKKTGSGQAELPAFTGQGTYGKYDPSKDADQKEAIDFIKDLENYTAKKYPELQSRIFSISANGTERHLITSDKADAHTYISRANLMMSFKLLSEGQPIGLYDVFGGYGQFKNLFDKPNLYYSKIDEMVENLKQKAAGVYAKPGIHDVVLGPDLAGILAHEAIGHTTESDFVMSGSIAADFMNKEVATPLVTLVDFAYECNGKICPVPIWIDDEGVAAKDAVIIKDGILRSYMHNKQSAAIFKVDPTGNARANEFSDEPLVRMRNTAILPGKDKLKDMIASIDDGYYFVRSSNGQADSTSEFMFGVVLGYEIKNGKIGRAVKDCTIAGVAFDMLKTVTMVSDDMSWSNAGMCGKKQLINVGMGGPAIKCKIGVGGRE; translated from the coding sequence ATGAGATTTGATGATTTAAAGAGCCATGCGAGGCTTTTTTCGGAGTACACCGAACTTAGGGTTCAAGAAAACACGGCTATGTCGGTAGCAGCCCTAAACGGTGATCTTATAAACAATGTTCAATCCCGAAAAGCCGGAGTTTGTGCCCGCTCTTTTAAGGATGGGGTATGGGGCTTTGCCTCATCACCCGAACAAACGGACGAGGCCATAGCCTCATCTATAAAATCGGCAAGCGAAAACGTTAAGTTTTTAGCTAAAAAAACGGGAAGCGGTCAAGCTGAACTTCCTGCCTTTACGGGGCAAGGCACCTACGGAAAATACGATCCTTCCAAGGATGCCGATCAAAAGGAAGCTATAGACTTTATAAAAGACCTTGAAAACTACACGGCAAAAAAATATCCCGAACTTCAATCAAGAATTTTTAGCATCTCGGCCAACGGAACCGAAAGGCATCTTATTACCTCGGACAAGGCCGATGCCCATACCTATATTTCAAGGGCAAATTTAATGATGAGCTTTAAGCTCCTTTCGGAAGGCCAGCCCATAGGCCTCTACGATGTATTCGGAGGCTACGGTCAATTTAAAAACCTCTTCGATAAGCCTAATCTTTACTATTCTAAAATAGACGAAATGGTTGAAAACCTAAAACAAAAGGCGGCCGGAGTCTATGCCAAGCCCGGTATTCACGATGTTGTCCTCGGCCCCGACCTTGCAGGTATTCTTGCCCATGAAGCGATAGGACATACCACAGAATCGGACTTTGTAATGTCCGGTTCCATTGCAGCAGACTTTATGAATAAGGAAGTTGCTACTCCATTGGTAACACTCGTAGACTTTGCCTACGAGTGTAACGGCAAAATCTGTCCCGTTCCGATTTGGATAGACGATGAGGGAGTTGCTGCAAAAGATGCCGTTATAATCAAGGACGGAATCTTACGATCCTATATGCATAACAAACAGTCGGCAGCCATCTTCAAGGTAGATCCTACAGGAAACGCCCGTGCAAACGAGTTTTCGGATGAGCCTTTGGTGCGTATGCGGAACACCGCAATCCTCCCCGGAAAGGATAAGCTCAAGGACATGATAGCGAGCATCGATGACGGCTACTATTTTGTACGCTCATCGAACGGGCAGGCCGATTCTACAAGCGAATTTATGTTCGGTGTAGTGCTCGGTTATGAAATTAAAAACGGAAAAATCGGCAGGGCCGTAAAGGACTGCACTATAGCGGGAGTAGCCTTCGACATGCTTAAAACCGTAACAATGGTAAGCGACGATATGAGTTGGAGCAATGCCGGCATGTGCGGAAAAAAGCAGCTCATCAATGTAGGAATGGGCGGACCTGCAATCAAGTGTAAAATCGGAGTAGGAGGACGGGAATAA
- a CDS encoding HPr family phosphocarrier protein, which yields MISKTIKVQNRAGIHARPAALIAQKSNNFSSEIFLCKEDTKINAKSVIGIITMAAAYGTELTLTCDGPDEKEACEAIETIFNNKFEEE from the coding sequence ATGATTTCAAAAACTATTAAGGTTCAAAATCGGGCAGGAATACATGCCCGCCCGGCAGCTCTTATTGCACAAAAATCGAATAATTTTTCTTCGGAGATTTTTTTATGCAAGGAAGACACAAAAATTAATGCCAAGTCCGTAATAGGAATTATAACTATGGCTGCCGCCTACGGCACAGAGCTCACTCTTACCTGTGATGGGCCTGATGAAAAGGAAGCATGCGAAGCAATCGAAACTATTTTTAACAATAAATTTGAAGAAGAATAA
- the hprK gene encoding HPr(Ser) kinase/phosphatase — translation MANISFSVLNLLELDLKKHDSLELTCVSGRMGLSNKIMEPNINRPGLALSGFFDSFANERVQLFGRGEYAYLATLIEKKDLSTIEKMFSFKIPCCIFSYNLEPPEEFLQITEKYNCPILKSNLSSNELALRLLRILSNTFAPKISLHGVLVEVFGLGILIMGSSGVGKSETALELIERGHRLVADDVVEISCINGNTLVGRGANKIIGHHMEIRGLGIINIRQLYGIGAIREVKQIQLVAKLEEWDAEKVYDRLGTEELTTEILDVRIPMLEIPVKPGRNVPIILETAAKNERLKSMGYFSAREFSRNVLRWIETDSARTPYYTDDDTY, via the coding sequence ATGGCTAATATAAGCTTTTCGGTTCTTAATCTTTTGGAATTAGATCTTAAAAAACATGACTCCCTTGAATTAACCTGTGTATCGGGTAGAATGGGGCTTTCCAATAAGATTATGGAACCTAACATAAACCGTCCGGGACTTGCCCTTTCAGGCTTTTTCGACTCATTTGCAAATGAAAGAGTTCAGCTTTTCGGAAGAGGAGAATACGCCTATCTTGCCACCCTCATAGAAAAAAAAGACTTATCCACAATCGAAAAAATGTTTTCTTTTAAAATTCCATGCTGCATATTTTCATATAATCTGGAGCCGCCTGAAGAATTTTTACAAATAACAGAAAAATACAACTGTCCAATATTAAAGTCAAATCTTTCTTCAAATGAACTGGCCTTACGCCTCTTACGAATCCTATCGAATACATTTGCCCCTAAAATTTCTTTACATGGGGTCTTGGTTGAGGTTTTCGGCCTAGGCATTCTCATAATGGGCAGCTCAGGAGTCGGAAAAAGTGAAACAGCCCTTGAGCTCATCGAAAGGGGCCACCGCCTCGTAGCCGATGATGTGGTCGAAATCTCCTGTATAAACGGAAACACCCTTGTAGGACGGGGAGCCAATAAGATTATAGGACACCACATGGAAATCAGAGGTTTGGGTATAATAAACATACGACAGCTTTACGGTATAGGAGCTATACGGGAAGTAAAGCAGATTCAGCTGGTTGCAAAGCTTGAAGAATGGGATGCCGAAAAAGTGTATGACAGATTGGGAACTGAGGAACTTACAACGGAAATTCTTGATGTTAGAATTCCAATGTTGGAAATACCGGTTAAACCGGGAAGGAATGTGCCGATTATTTTGGAAACGGCAGCTAAAAATGAAAGACTAAAGAGTATGGGGTATTTTTCTGCAAGAGAATTCAGCAGAAATGTGCTTAGATGGATCGAAACCGATTCTGCAAGGACACCCTACTACACTGATGACGATACATATTAA
- a CDS encoding HPF/RaiA family ribosome-associated protein: MNINIQAVKFTMDEDQKKYLDQKFKRIEYADNLITDIQCFIKLDKKFIYDTTINFRWGGTAHVSTENYEFEAGVNKMMDIADQKVKKEKDKVQEKK; this comes from the coding sequence ATGAACATTAACATTCAAGCAGTAAAATTTACGATGGACGAGGATCAGAAAAAATATCTTGATCAAAAGTTTAAAAGAATTGAATATGCGGATAATCTTATTACCGATATTCAGTGCTTTATCAAACTGGATAAAAAGTTTATCTACGACACAACAATTAACTTTAGGTGGGGGGGCACGGCTCATGTTTCAACCGAAAACTATGAGTTTGAGGCCGGCGTCAATAAAATGATGGATATAGCCGACCAAAAAGTAAAAAAGGAAAAGGATAAGGTTCAAGAAAAAAAATAA
- a CDS encoding LysM peptidoglycan-binding domain-containing protein, with protein sequence MYKKNILGILFFIFFSFSGFAEDIVHIIEKGDTLYALSKKYNTPIDSILKKNNLSDPSKIKIGQKIIIPVESSAKNDKKTNAKTGSEEITHVIQKGDTLYALAKKFGIKFSDLLKLNGINEKTPLKIGQILKIPQGTTQEPAKNNGQETDKTSITKASSEKTSEKSLQSIKPSTSAKQADSKLLWPVPASKVSYLSGKITGVVIDSVKGQTVKAVSSGKVVSTGPHRGFGQVVFVQSKTKHIYVYGGMEKIVVKKGDTIAVGQKLGELGVELLTGKARLYFMVYDKNKPIDPARAPRGL encoded by the coding sequence ATGTATAAAAAAAACATCTTAGGGATTTTATTTTTTATCTTTTTCTCATTTTCAGGCTTTGCAGAAGATATTGTGCATATAATTGAAAAAGGAGACACTCTGTATGCTCTAAGTAAAAAATATAATACGCCTATAGATTCTATTCTTAAAAAAAACAACTTGAGCGATCCTTCAAAAATAAAGATAGGACAAAAAATCATAATTCCGGTAGAAAGTTCTGCAAAAAACGATAAAAAAACTAATGCCAAGACCGGTTCGGAGGAGATCACCCATGTGATACAAAAAGGAGATACTCTTTATGCCTTGGCAAAAAAATTCGGCATCAAATTCTCCGATCTCCTTAAACTAAACGGAATTAACGAAAAAACGCCCTTAAAAATAGGCCAAATTTTAAAAATACCTCAAGGTACTACTCAAGAACCAGCCAAAAACAATGGGCAAGAAACGGACAAAACTTCAATTACAAAAGCTTCATCAGAAAAGACATCAGAGAAAAGTTTACAAAGCATTAAACCTAGCACTTCGGCAAAACAGGCAGATTCTAAACTTCTTTGGCCGGTTCCGGCCTCAAAAGTTTCCTACCTTTCAGGAAAAATTACAGGCGTAGTTATAGACTCCGTAAAAGGGCAGACTGTAAAAGCCGTAAGCTCAGGGAAGGTTGTATCTACGGGCCCGCATCGGGGCTTCGGGCAAGTAGTCTTTGTTCAATCCAAGACAAAACACATCTATGTTTACGGCGGAATGGAAAAAATCGTCGTAAAAAAAGGCGATACAATCGCCGTAGGCCAAAAGTTGGGGGAATTGGGGGTAGAATTACTTACAGGTAAGGCAAGGCTCTACTTTATGGTTTACGATAAAAATAAGCCCATCGATCCTGCAAGGGCCCCGAGAGGCCTCTAG
- a CDS encoding cyclic nucleotide-binding domain-containing protein: MNKVEMDRDIFFQELKQTAIFSCIEDEDLMKIIDFSEIISYERGENIITEDTENNGFFVLLSGKLEIVKNGKWGDVKIGVLQNKASFGETSLFKDQPATASVNALDPSTILLISKEQFTAYINAHPKAGNVILTYIVFSLLQKLNTTNEERVQEKNLEFSPEDLAFMVDMFNPQNTES; this comes from the coding sequence ATGAACAAGGTAGAAATGGACAGGGATATTTTTTTCCAAGAACTAAAACAAACAGCTATTTTTTCGTGCATTGAAGATGAGGATTTAATGAAGATAATAGATTTTTCCGAAATTATTTCCTATGAACGTGGAGAAAATATCATCACAGAAGATACCGAAAATAATGGTTTTTTTGTTTTATTAAGCGGAAAATTAGAAATTGTAAAGAACGGAAAATGGGGAGATGTTAAAATAGGTGTTTTACAAAACAAAGCAAGTTTCGGTGAAACCTCCCTCTTTAAAGATCAGCCGGCCACAGCCAGCGTAAACGCCTTAGACCCTTCGACAATCTTGCTTATATCTAAGGAGCAGTTTACAGCTTATATAAATGCTCATCCCAAGGCCGGAAATGTTATTTTAACATATATAGTTTTTAGCTTACTGCAAAAACTCAATACTACAAATGAAGAGAGGGTTCAGGAAAAGAACCTTGAATTTTCTCCTGAAGATTTAGCCTTTATGGTAGATATGTTTAACCCTCAAAATACGGAATCATGA
- a CDS encoding HD domain-containing protein — translation MIFTTKAVLKLFEAFSIQRWNDLIRPFEIVEMDKTAEKTFLAYIIGKYEEKKGKKIDWDRIIDGSVFDILRKIALCDIKAPVQRRIRKEYPEEYKKINEWIFEKYNDLFPDGEFKAKFHSYLFKEPDKDDITWKVSRAAHKYSTIREFEMLKPVNEAFRLTEIDGFLKEEICEFMDLTGIQLLLANQNPHKLITEIEKLRFQVRWNQTPRVPQTTVLGHSFYVAALTLLMCYDLNITNERRYNNFFSALFHDLPEAVTRDIISPVKQATDHLPAVVKEIEERIVKDELLPLMDESFIDEVMYYISDEFENRIIVDKQVKIVNFEELSQKYADKKFKATDGRLVRVADQIAAFVEADSSIRYGITSTHLEEGRKNILGAYPVGTKINNLSTDVFFNAYR, via the coding sequence ATGATTTTTACAACAAAAGCCGTTCTAAAATTATTTGAAGCTTTCTCTATTCAGCGTTGGAATGATCTAATCCGTCCTTTTGAAATAGTTGAAATGGATAAAACGGCCGAGAAAACATTTTTAGCCTATATAATTGGAAAATACGAAGAAAAAAAAGGAAAAAAAATCGATTGGGATAGGATAATTGACGGTTCCGTTTTTGATATTTTAAGAAAAATAGCTCTATGCGATATCAAAGCCCCCGTACAAAGAAGAATCCGAAAAGAATACCCTGAAGAATATAAAAAAATTAACGAGTGGATATTCGAAAAATATAATGACCTTTTCCCTGATGGAGAATTTAAAGCTAAATTTCATTCATATCTATTTAAAGAACCCGATAAAGATGATATAACATGGAAGGTTTCACGGGCAGCTCATAAGTATTCCACTATAAGAGAATTTGAAATGCTTAAACCTGTAAATGAAGCTTTCCGCTTAACTGAAATTGACGGCTTTTTAAAGGAAGAAATCTGCGAGTTTATGGATTTAACCGGCATTCAGCTTCTGCTTGCAAACCAAAATCCTCATAAACTTATAACCGAAATAGAAAAGCTTAGATTCCAAGTCAGATGGAATCAAACACCGAGGGTTCCTCAGACAACAGTCTTGGGTCATTCCTTTTATGTAGCTGCCCTAACCCTCTTAATGTGCTATGACTTAAATATAACAAATGAACGAAGATATAATAACTTTTTTTCGGCCCTTTTTCATGATTTACCTGAAGCTGTTACAAGAGATATAATCTCTCCGGTAAAACAGGCTACCGATCATCTGCCGGCTGTCGTAAAAGAAATTGAAGAGCGCATAGTAAAGGACGAGCTTTTGCCATTAATGGACGAATCTTTTATAGATGAAGTCATGTATTATATATCCGATGAATTTGAAAACAGGATTATTGTAGATAAACAGGTTAAAATTGTAAATTTTGAAGAGTTATCTCAAAAATATGCCGATAAGAAATTTAAGGCAACGGATGGGCGCTTAGTAAGGGTTGCAGATCAAATTGCAGCCTTTGTCGAAGCCGACAGCTCAATCCGCTATGGGATTACATCCACGCATTTAGAAGAAGGCCGTAAAAACATACTGGGAGCTTATCCTGTAGGAACAAAAATAAATAATTTAAGTACGGATGTTTTTTTTAATGCATACCGTTAA